A window from Chrysemys picta bellii isolate R12L10 chromosome 2, ASM1138683v2, whole genome shotgun sequence encodes these proteins:
- the MIOS gene encoding GATOR2 complex protein MIOS isoform X5, with product MSGSKPDILWAPHHVDRFVVCDSELSLYHIESAVSSELKAGSLRLSEETTATLLSINSDTPYMKCVAWYPKYDPECLLAVGQANGRVVLTSLGQDHNSKSKELIGKEFVPKHARQCNTLAWNPLDSNWLAAGLDKHRADFSVLIWDISSKYTPESAVATEKVRLSAGDTEAGLVVTKPLYELGQNDACLSLCWLPRDQKLLLAGMHRNLAIFDLRNTSQKMFVNTKAVQGVTVDPYFHDRVASFYEGQVAIWDLRKFEKPVLTLTEQPKPLTKVAWCPTRTGLLATLTRDSNIIRLYDMQHTPTPIGDETEPTIIERSVQPCENYIASFAWHPTSQNRMVVVTPNRTMSDFTVFERISLAWSPVTSLMWACGRHLYECTEEGKASSLEKDIATKMRLRALSRYGLDTEQVWRNHLLAGNEDSQLKSLWYTLHFMKQYTEDMDQKLTGNKGSLVYAGIKSIVKSSLGTTENLRHSRSGSDRQADIIQYLSEERSLALQLCGWIKKGTDLDVEPFLNSLEQEGDWERAAAVALFNLDIRRAIQILNKGASSEKGDLNLNVVAMALSGYTDEKNSLWREMCSTLRLQLNNPYLCAMFAFLTSESGSYDGVLLNRFIEKLTNELKDAGNLEGILLTGLTKDGVDLMESYVDRTGDVQTASYCMLQGSPSDILKDERVQYWIENYRNLLDAWRFWHKRAEFDIHRSKLDPSSKPLAQVFVSCNFCGKSISYSCSAIPHQGRGFSQYGVSGSPTKSKVTSCPGCRKPLPRCALCLINMGTPVSSCPGVSKSDEKVDLSKDKKLAQFNNWFTWCHNCRHGGHAGHMLSWFRDHTECPVSACSCKCMQLDTTGNLIPAETVQP from the exons ATGAGTGgctccaaacctgatattctttGGGCTCCACACCATGTTGATAGATTTGTTGTATGTGACTCAGAATTGAGCCTCTATCACATTGAGTCTGCTGTGAGTTCAGAACTCAAAGCAGGGTCCTTGCGATTATCAGAAGAAACTACAGCTACATTATTGTCAATAAATTCAGACACGCCATACATGAAATGTGTGGCTTGGTATCCTAAATATGATCCTGAATGTCTTCTAGCCGTTGGACAAGCAAACGGTCGAGTTGTCCTTACCAGTCTGGGCCAGGATCACAACTCAAAGTCCAAAGAGCTGATAGGAAAagaatttgttccaaaacatgCACGGCAATGTAATACCTTAGCGTGGAATCCATTGGACAGCAATTGGCTTGCTGCTGGCCTAGATAAACATCGGGCTGACTTTTCAGTATTGATCTGGGATATAAGTAGCAAATACACTCCAGAGAGTGCAGTTGCCACAGAGAAAGTGAGACTTTCAGCTGGAGATACTGAAGCTGGGCTGGTAGTGACAAAGCCACTTTATGAATTGGGACAGAATGATGCTTGTCTTTCTCTTTGCTGGCTTCCACGGGACCAGAAACTTCTTTTAGCTGGAATGCACCGAAACTTGGCTATCTTTGACCTTAGAAATACAAGCCAAAAAATGTTTGTAAATACCAAGGCAGTTCAGGGAGTGACTGTAGACCCATACTTCCATGATCGTGTGGCTTCCTTCTATGAAGGTCAGGTTGCCATATGGGATCTCAGAAAATTTGAAAAGCCTGTTTTGACCCTGACAGAGCAACCAAAGCCCCTAACAAAAGTAGCTTGGTGTCCAACAAGAACTGGACTGCTAGCTACTTTAACTAGGGATAGTAATATTATTAGATTGTATGATATGCAGCATACTCCCACACCTATTGGAGATGAAACTGAACCTACAATAATTGAACGAAGTGTGCAACCATGTGAAAATTATATTGCTTCCTTTGCATGGCATCCCACAAGTCAAAATCGAATGGTAGTTGTGACTCCCAACAGAACTATGTCTGACTTCACAGTTTTTGAAAGGATTTCTCTGGCATGGAGTCCAGTTACATCTCTTATGTGGGCTTGTGGCCGACACTTGTACGAATGCACAGAGGAAGGAAAGGCTAGTTCCTTAGAAAAAGACATAGCCACTAAAATGCGTCTCAGGGCTTTATCCAGGTATGGCCTTGATACTGAACAGGTCTGGAGAAACCATCTTCTAGCTGGAAATGAAGATTCTCAGCTGAAGTCACTTTGGTACACTCTGCACT TTATGAAACAGTATACTGAAGATATGGATCAGAAGCttacaggaaacaaagggtcctTAGTTTATGCAGGCATTAAATCAATTGTGAAGTCATCTTTGG GAACAACAGAGAATTTGAGGCATAGCAGGAGTGGGTCCGATAGGCAGGCAGATATTATTCAGTATCTAAGTGAGGAGAGGTCATTAGCCTTGCAGCTCTGTGGGTGGATTAAGAAGGGAACAGATCTAGACGTGGAACCCTTTCTAAATTCTTTGGAACAAGAAGGAGACTGGGAGAGAGCTGCTGCTGTGGCACTTTTCAACTTGGACATACGGCGAGCAATACAGATCCTAAATAAAGGAGCTTCTTCTGAAAAAG GTGATCTGAACCTCAATGTAGTAGCAATGGCTTTATCAGGATATACAGATGAGAAGAACTCCCTTTGGAGAGAAATGTGCAGCACTCTAAGATTACAACTAAACAACCCCTACTTGTGTGCCATGTTTGCTTTTCTGACAAGTGAATCTGGTTCGTATGATGGAGTTTTG CTGAATAGATTCATTGAAAAGCTGACAAATGAATTGAAAGATGCTGGGAACTTGGAAGGAATTCTGCTGACAGGACTGACAAAAGATGGAGTGGACTTAATGGAAAGTTACGTTGATAGAACCGGGGATGTCCAGACAGCAAGCTATTGTATGCTCCAG GGTTCTCCGTCCGACATACTTAAGGATGAGAGGGTTCAATATTGGATTGAGAATTACAGGAATTTGTTGGATGCTTGGAGGTTCTGGCATAAGCGAGCAGAATTTGACATCCATAGGAGTAAGCTGGATCCCAGTTCAAAACCTTTAGCACAG GTATTTGTGAGTTGCAATTTCTGTGGGAAATCAATCTCTTATAGCTGTTCAGCCATACCTCATCAGGGCCGAGGTTTTAGTCAATATGGAGTAAGTGGCTCACCAACCAAGTCAAAGGTTACAAGTTGTCCTGGTTGTCGGAAACCCCTTCCTCGCTGTGCACTTTGTCTAATAAATATGGGGACTCCAGTTTCCAGCTGCCCTG GAGTATCAAAGTCAGATGAAAAGGTGGATCTTAGCAAGGACAAGAAATTAGCCCAGTTCAACAACTGGTTTACATGGTGCCACAACTGCAGGCATGGTGGTCATGCTGGACACATGCTCAGCTGGTTCAG GGACCATACTGAGTGTCCAGTTTCTGCGTGTTCATGTAAATGTATGCAGCTGGATACTACAGGGAATCTCATCCCAGCAGAGACTGTTCAGCCATAA